From a region of the Solanum stenotomum isolate F172 chromosome 2, ASM1918654v1, whole genome shotgun sequence genome:
- the LOC125856712 gene encoding uncharacterized protein At5g39865-like: protein MLHFFLVYLHKDSIFLVFQLMGCSVSRSYHDFATRNVSNSHSAPVSTTLFLPTPLIHYPPLCKGDTNHLVSLTSSTYGSLDHRVLDNPTTSEDDPLSPDATINTWELMEGLDDIDFRMVPSPVYDIQKELVKSNEHPSTKPLWKHLSEESLLAKMDPNVALSYKKALYSSKQYKHDEDDSSSCLSSFSRNTDHIYLKGTEDKVVVYFTSLRGIRKTYEDCCSVRMIFKGVRVCVDERDISMDSSYRKELQDVLQGKTLSLPRVFIRGKYIGGLEEIKQLHDTGELAKLLEGFAVMNDGFTCESCGEVRFVPCPSCNGSQKLFQEEEGKSMRCPRCNENGLIRCPGCCP from the coding sequence ATGCTTCACTTTTTCTTGGTGTATTTgcataaagattcaatctttttggTGTTTCAATTAATGGGTTGCTCCGTTTCTCGTTCCTATCATGACTTTGCTACCAGAAATGTATCAAACTCACATTCAGCTCCAGTTTCAACAACACTCTTCCTACCGACACCTCTAATTCACTATCCACCTCTTTGTAAAGGGGACACCAATCACTTAGTTTCACTCACTTCCTCTACCTATGGATCGCTTGATCATCGAGTTTTAGACAACCCCACCACATCTGAGGATGACCCTTTATCTCCTGATGCAACAATCAACACTTGGGAGCTAATGGAAGGCCTTGATGACATAGATTTTCGTATGGTTCCATCCCCTGTATATGATATTCAGAAAGAATTGGTGAAGTCTAATGAGCACCCGAGTACGAAGCCATTATGGAAGCATTTGTCAGAGGAATCATTGTTGGCGAAAATGGATCCTAATGTAGCTTTAAGTTATAAAAAAGCATTGTACTCTTCCAAACAATATAAGCATGATGAGGATGATAGTTCAAGTTGTTTGAGCTCATTTTCGCGTAATACTGATCACATCTACTTAAAAGGTACTGAAGATAAGGTTGTTGTGTATTTTACTAGTCTGAGGGGAATCAGGAAGACTTATGAAGATTGTTGTTCCGTGCGTATGATCTTCAAAGGGGTTCGTGTATGTGTAGACGAAAGGGATATCTCTATGGATTCATCGTATAGAAAAGAGTTACAAGATGTGTTACAAGGTAAAACACTAAGCTTGCCTCGGGTGTTTATAAGAGGGAAGTACATTGGTGGTTTAGAAGAGATTAAACAACTTCATGATACCGGAGAATTGGCTAAGCTTTTAGAAGGGTTCGCAGTTATGAATGATGGATTCACTTGTGAAAGTTGTGGTGAGGTGAGGTTTGTACCATGTCCTAGTTGCAATGGAAGCCAGAAATTGTTCCAAGAGGAGGAAGGGAAGTCGATGAGGTGTCCACGTTGCAACGAAAATGGATTAATTCGTTGCCCGGGCTGCTGCCCTTGA